Genomic DNA from Salvia miltiorrhiza cultivar Shanhuang (shh) chromosome 1, IMPLAD_Smil_shh, whole genome shotgun sequence:
ATGAGATTAATTTATTAGTTCAACTTGCCACAAATAATACTACTAAGTCATGAATATAGCAagcacaagaaaaaaaaatcagaataattaaaattgtatatatttcaaaatagaatttttttttccgtcatgtataaaataggaatcgAATCGAAATACGTGTTTGCAACTTCTtcctttaaatttaataataaatataaatcaaatattcaaaaaaattacgGGAAAAAGCTGTTTCTTGTATTGTACTGTAAAATTCCTAAAAGGACTTAAATTTTTTCCTTATCAGACATTATTAGTAGTTGAATCAGTTTGAGTTTCATTTTATAAATAAGTTGAATCGGGAGAATATTGACAACGATTCGATTCGCTCCTCTTTGGCCATTTCATCATTTCAcatttcaagaaacctccaaaTCAAGATGTTGAAAACGGCCCTCTTCGGGCGGAAGAAAGCGGCGGCGACGCCGTTCGCGGAGTTCTACAGCAACTGGTTCCAGACCCTTTCCGGCACCCTCCTACCCCAGCTCCGCTGCGCCCTCTCATCAACGGCGGCCCCTCCGGCCCTGCTGTCGATCCACGTGGAGGCCATGCACCACCACCTGCAGTCCTACTACGAGGCCCTGGacgaggcggcggcggcggacgtGGCCCTCTGCCTCTGCCCCGAGTGGCGCAACGCCCTCGAGAAGCCCTTCCTCTGGTTCGGCGACCTCCACCCCTACCTCTTCACCAACCTCCTCCGGTCATTCCTCGATGATCAAGATTCCTCCgacaatgatgatgatgatgatcaagAACCCCCCGTGGCGGCGGCGTGGCGGAGCCCGTCGAAGGTGCTGACGATGCGGGTGGACCAGATCGAGTGCGGGCTGCGGCTGATGGCGCCGGCGCTGGCGGCGCGCGGGCGGCAGGCGCAGGGGAATCTGATCAGGGACGTGGGGGCGGAGTGGGAGAGCAAGGAGGGGGTGAGGGCGGCGCTGGAGGCCGAGATGGAGGAGCTGGTCGGGGTGGTGGTGGACGCCAACCGGCTGCGGCGGAGCGTGCTGGCGGATGTGCTGAGCGTCACCAATGTGTATCAGGCGGCGCTGTTTCTTGAAGCCGTCGCCGCATTCTTGGTGGGGTTTAGAGATGAGGCTTTGCTTCACCAATTTGAAGACTGCGAGAGGCCCATCAATTCCTTTGATTAATTATGCAGCTTTTTAGGGTTTGTTAATTAGGGCTTCGAAATCATTTGCATGCTTGAAATTTcaggtttttcttttctttcgactttgtgtatgtgtgtgtttgtAGAGATTGTTGGTAGAATATTTTGCTATATGAAGTCTAATTTCTTGCTATTCTTGATGACTTTGGTGTATGAAAATTGATTTTAGTGGTACAAATTCTTGGTGTGTGTAGAGCTAAAAACTGAATCAAATTTTTTGATACTATGGAGAAACCTTAACTCTTAATCTCTTAAAGATGCAAAAAGTTATCGACGAAGAAATCCACTATGGAACAAATAGCCTCTAAAAACCCACAACATCCTTTCCAACTCTAGAAATTAAACATAATAAACACTAATGTAGCAATAATCATTCCAAACGATTAGTTTGAAAACGTGACAAATATTATTGGAGTAGTGGATGACGagaacataaatatttttttggtattAGTGAAGAATTGACCCCAGCCCACGGCCCACTTGCCCGATTAATGCTTCAGGAGTAGTGAACATTATATCTTATATTTGGGCCGCCTTTACAAATGATAAAAAACAATAATTCAGCCCGTCGTCACTTCAACTCATACAGCCAGGGCAcacctgtttttttttttttgaaattaagaaTACCTGTGTTTTAATAATACCTTTCCATTTTTACTTTTCTTCTTCCATTTTTGcaataactagcatttgcatcccatATTCCCGTGCAATGCATGggttaatattttttatttttatatttatataaaattaatactaattcaattattatacttataaatataataaaaaaattaattttaattgaatattgaaaaaataaaaaagaattcacaattataaaatttgatattatgaaaaacaaaaacaaaaaaataagttaaaaaaataaaaaataaaatactaattaaaaataattaaaaatatatttaatcaaaaaagatAAGAGATgatagagaaatttataaaattttaatatttaaacaaatttaatttttacattttaaatcaaatattttcataaaatatgtcATAtgaaagctcttatcgtgatctttaatttgatatccgtattaaatactttataattaatcgaatttcacaattttagaaagaaaaataacaacaaataataagttaaagaaaatgaaaataagaagaaaatatatagtttatacataatccttcaattttatcataactacaaaattgtcactcaattttggaattgattcaaattaaaaactccatttttaatatagtatagattcaTGCAATATACCATTGTACCGGTATATACTAATATTTTCGTATGTACCGTTGTACCGATACAAACTATGTTCCTATATATTGGTATATATCGGAAATTGCGGTATATCGtaccataatttattttgtaatatatatatttttgtttatgTCAAGTCTTGGGTTCACacaatttatatgtatatcaTACTTGTCTTGGATTTTCTGCCTACATACAGTATAATATATTTCCACACTTATGTGATGTAAAGGTCTCGCTTGTGTGcatcataatatatttttcacttTGTATAGTGTAGAGATTCCTTCCGCGTGtggtataatatatttttcacctttgtgtggtATAAATGCATGTCCTGTCTGCATGCGGTGTAATGGtttatttgatgatatatatatataggggagggctaaaataagtacacttcttaaaatataaaataagaattatttttagcctttagatcatcaagatctacggttgattcgtaaccctgttagatggatttatggtcctgagttcgactCCCAAAAGTATCAAAAATTtgtttttcacaattcatacatttatacagtgaattcataaGTGGTCTACATAAAattatacattaaaaattgctcttatttcttattttaagatgtgttctcacggtagcccacccatatatatatagaggagggATCCaagagaattatatttttcgagagaatggagaataacgaataaacctataaattttacgaacagatcagcataactaatgaacagatgTATTCAGTAAATACAGTAAATATAATGAAAATCTTATTCGTAcggtacattgatttattcatcgaaattattgacttattcattatttattcacgcattctccattctcaaaatatttagcattctccatggatcttctccctataatatatatatataggtagagaacTGCATATAAGTAGAGAACGGAtcttctccatatatatatagtgttgcataagctgctttgtaatgactgaataacgaaattcaattaattagatagaATTTTCGCtctctccaggattcgaacctaggtaAAATAGTTTCAGTCATTACAAACAGCTTATGCAACattatatactgacttattcaatcattcttatttttcacgAAATATAGCATTCTTAGTATAAGATTGGATACATATAATTATGCAACACTATACTGCAGCTTATGCAGCTTAGTGGAATGTGAAGGGTCAGCCTGGCAAGAACAAATTGCACTACTATAACTATTTCTAACTCAATCTTTATTAATTACTCGATCTACAATGTTGTACTTGTCCGATGGCGTTATCCATTCCCTCTACTTCACATATTTTTGAGATTTCGAATGAATATCATTAATATATTCCACAGATGTCTGAAGATCATGTGCGTATAATTACATAAATATATTTGGACTATATATGTCTTCGAGATCAGATTCCCTAGTTCAAACAATTGATACTTCATGATTCATATCTGATTCTCTGAACAATAAgtttgttatttgatttgttTGGCAATTAAAAAAACATCGAGAGAGATCACAGTTATGGATTGACCAACGAAACCTTTGGTTTTGATCAGTTAAAGTAGTATATAGAATTGAAGTTTTCTGTGGCAACTAATTAAGTAATAAATCGGTGCGTATATATTTTTTGTACCAAAAATAAATTGGTATGTTTTGATTCTTATAGATTCAACTAGCTCGCTGGACATCAATTTAGAATATACAGTATCTGATGCTAGTGTATTTAAATGGTTCGACTGCCGAAGAAAGTTATTGTTTCTATTTAAATAGTAGATCTACTTTGTATAAGATTGAATACATATAATTATATCAAGatgtggtcttgggtacaatcgGGTGTACAATCGAGTTAACCCGCGCCGAAATCCTAATCCACAATCTGATTCAAACCGCGTATCttgactcaaatcgtgtaaatgacactgtctgtaattgatattattttattatacaaatgacattgtgtatgaatgacattataacattataaatcacactgtgtataattaacaccatttagaaatataaatgacaccttttgtaattgacattataaaattttaaatgacactataagattgaaaataatactataacatttaaaatgttagagtgtcatttatataatcgaatattgtcaattataggcagGGGTTTGAATCAGGATGCGGGTCAATCCCGTTGTATCCAAATTTTTGTGTTATACCAAttgttttaaaatgtaaaaaaattgaCTAATTTGTGGTACATATGGTGAGATGAGTTCTGCATAGCATGCTACGTAAAACAGAAATAATAACACGaatgaaaataaacaaaaataacaaaaattataaTCCAATTTAATGATAAAATACTCAAGTTTGGAGTCACGTCCAAAGAAAACAGTTCATTATGTAAagtaaaattacataaaaaaactCTACATTATAAATTAAGATGAGAAATAACACATACAATATACATGAAAATGTTACTTCAAATGTAAGTTATTTCGTCAAAAAAATATTCTAGCTTATTGACGAATTTCACCCTAATTCCACTTGAGAGAACAAATTCAAACAATTAAATTCCGCTCTAATTTTAGGTATGAACTACGTTGTAATCATGAAAAAAGAATGTCACATGCCCGACGACCACCACATAAATGCCAAGTCAGATTCAATTTAagcgaaatttaaaattatgaaaaaagtgagtaaaataaaaatatcactaattttacaataaaaaaatcatttgtAAAATGAAGGAGGAagcaaaattcatgtatttatatgaTCTTCCCAAAATAGAATAAAGGCGATTTTTATTTTGTCATCCTCTAATAACAgatgacaaacatggttttcgtacctcaattccacatgttttgttgtcatttcccttcatgttttgcttgtgaatgcttgtttgtgcccgaatatttagttttatgaagatttgatatcttggtgtagttttggagtaatttcaggaaccatcaatgattaattggaggattttgaagatatgagattgaagtacgtctcgagaggaatccgtgagcgcaaacggcgaccaaatccgagtccggacgagggagaacggagcaaaacgagcggcctgcgcaatacgcccagtaccccgcggtcaccacccgcggccgcggggtgggaccgcgggtcagctgccccgACTCCAgtagacacccgcggtcaccacccgcggccgcggggcgggaccgcgggtcccctgactctcccccacgtttgccggccgcgggcgcgggccaggaccgcgggaaaagggcggagcctccccaagtgggccccagtcgggtttttcacccctttctcccccttttcctcacattattcatcttccccaacctcaaacacacccacttcatcttccccaactctccaatcccaaaccctagcctccattctctaccatttttttctctcttccacacacaaaaacaacaccaaaatcaaataaagaaggggaagacttggaaaggagctcatcaagactacatgattgaagatcaagattataggatttgtctatgaatctctatctctctatatctttatttatgttttcttatgacttgagatttgcttttattatgaatatgcttggctaaaatctcttatcttagggattagattagatggatttgtaatggattgatttctttgttcaatatatatcttgattgtgcttattgttatcttttcaagtcctagatttatctcttgtatgattggttggccaccttttgtgcatttctaatttgtgatttgaatcgggagaggataattacaatagattaggagtttgatacatatcatctcaataaaccgggaggttgagaggtgggtgagggcgtgttgatcttttgtgctcttgggagttataggttagaaattgaccggggacggcaattatgacccgtaatctactgttttagtcgtccgggagggggctaaaactagtggggagatcgccctagataagtaggccatatcaagatttatattgatttagattgaagttcattacgatccatcgaaatctagtccctaggataactttccttcgagtcattccccaatttattaattaagtttatatttttgttatttagtttgcttgctttaatttaactttgatttaaccttcaatatctcttcatctttggttgtctaaatagattgaaaacaacttattaatggtatttagaagtttgaattcaccaatccttgtgggatacgaccttgcttcccttatattgcaactacaccgtatacttgcggcgtggtgaaaataattgcGAACAACAGATAACCATAAAATTATAACTCAAATTTTACCTATCAAATCGTATGGATAGGTGAGAGAAGTCAGGTGGAGGTTGGAGAGTGGGTCTGAGAACGGATCAGGCTGGACcgaataattcaaaaataattattattgtgatgaaaaataaatcattgatatgaagaaaagtaatatttttgaaacattacatttcttcatatcagtaattattttttgttacaataataattacttgaccaaaatAAGTACACCGCCGTCGCGCCCTTCGTTCCACGCCGGCGCCCTTCGCTGCTCTTGCCAGTCAGGACTGgttgaaaaatatgaattattcgaaataattattattgtgatgaaaaaaataattgacaTGAAGAAAATTAATGGTTTTGAAACATTAACTAGTACATCTTGTGTGCGTTTGTTGGCCTAGCGGTAGGAAGTTAATGCCTAAAACCTAAGGTTCTAGGTTCAATTCCTTCGTCGCGCGGTCTTTGaaattctttatttacttatgtaatttatcgcAAAAAAATAACTAGTACGTCCATCTGTGCGATGCACTtcgaaatcgaaattaaatgtcattttaaataaataaatataaatattaaacataatcaaaatataaataaacataaaatatggtttaaaaataaaagggttaaggtgcagataagccCCTGAAGTGTGAGCCCTTAGAGCGATTTGCTCcctttactaactgtgtgtgcaacttacCCCCTAAACTACCAAAAATCGCACATTTAACCCCTTCTTGACTAACACCGTTAGTCAACGTTAGTTagtgattttttcttttgtttttttaattctaattgtAGGGCCCACTGcaccttccttttttttttcttcttcttcttcttcttctacgcttcttcctcctcctcacaCTGCATCTCTCtgcatctctctttctcactctcACCAAACCGTCAGCGGCGGCGCCTCCCTCCTTCGACCTCCGGCGAACAGCGGCTCTCCCTCATCTCCATCTCGGCTTGTCTTGATTTAGCAATTGACGGCAGCAGCGGCAAAAGTCGGTCACCACCGCCTCATCTCTCATCTCCATCTCGGCTCGCTTCTCAGACCGGATACCCCAGCAACCCTCCTCCTTGGCAACATCAGCCGCCATGGCCTCCGTCGCTTCCCTCTATCTCCCCCTTGGCGACGACGCCGCCACCGCCTCCCTCAGtctctctctcgcctctcaCATCACAGATCCCCCCCCTTCTCCGAACGGTGACTACAACAGCGACATGCCGCCGCTCCGCCTTCCTCGGACTCCGATGGACAATGACCGCCAGGCCACCGTCGTTCTCTCCCGTCACGCCCTTAGCAAAGCCCAGATCAGCCTAGGCCAGTCCATTTCTCTCTTTGACCATGGCCGGGCAGTAGCAGTAGAGGGGATACgaattgtaataaaaaaattgaagaaaactaCAAGCGGGCCCCACAAtttgaataaaagaaaaaattactaACGTTGACTAACGGTGTTAGTCAAGAAGGAGTTAAATGTGCGATTTTTGGTAGTTTAGGGGgtaagttgcacacacagttagtaaaggGAGCAAATCGCTCTAAGGGCTCACACttcaggggcctatctgcaccttaacccaaaataaaatatcaattattcaataaaattccgaatttaaaaacgtaattttcaactatgtataaagcgtaatgataattatagttattaaataatttaaattatttgacaatgaaaattaatatacacattATTGAAAATTCTAGCTAAAAAaatgattgatttttttttaaaattaaccGTTACTAttatacacattattattatagagtattccacataatataaataaataaatatttcatacacagatataaataaaaaaaagttgtaaaattttaacaaagtgaaagaaaaaaaatattttaaaattttaagaacctattcgttttaaattcattttttatgatttgtataacatattaaagatcttgttacgatcttaaacttaagatgcatatcaaatatttcttcataaattaaatttggcgatatttagaaaagaataaaaattataagagagtgagagagagagagagagagaacaaaaaaatagtgaaaaaaatgatggaagaagagagtaaaaatggagggagaaaacttttttttatatatatacatatagattatttttttgggttaaggtgcagataggcccctcaagtgaaggcccttagagcatttcagtcctcttactaactgtgtgtgcaaattggccctcgaactcaaaaaaatggtgcagatcgccccctctgacttaacaccgttatgggccgttagtcagagggggcgatctgcaccgtttttttggagttcaggggctaatctgcacattttccctttttggagtttgggggctaatctgcacaccgttcattaaaaaaaatcacatctcatcttctccgaccaacttttccggcgtcaatcgccgtcagatgagaaaaatcacgaaatcaagttccaagccccaaatcgggaatttcaaatcggcgtcattgctcccgaaaatcacataatcgaaatggaaactcgaattctccctcgaacgtcaccgccaCCCAATTGCAGtatcacccccaacgaatcgaacttctcctcgccgtaggcggtgatcgtgaccccaatcgagatcgagatcatgttggccatggtctctgatttgaaggcgtccttcttcaacagcacgccgatagtgtagatAGCGACGAgcatcgtcggcctttatcaccggatttcgccggatttgagagaaagaggcgactccttatcgagaaaagctaggcgactcctcatcgagaaaagccaggcggcgggttcaccggatattgcggcggagatttccgacggaatgggagaattagggctcgtccttgacgctaagcgtgtgcaatcgagcgagctccgaggtttagggcccaagagagaaagaaaggggcggcgccctccgccggcctcgccggagtttgaatcagcgacaacgacgatcaaattttgagcgagagagatgaattaattaaaaagttaaaaggtgcagattagcccctgaactccgaaaaaatggtgcagatcgcccccttgactaacggcccataacggtgttaagtcagaggggccgatctgcaccatttttttgagttcgggggccaatttgcacacacagttagtaaggggactgaaacgctctaagggcctccacttgaggggcctatctgcaccttaaccctatttttttgggttaagtaccaaatacccccccaacgttggggcccctatcgcgtataggaccctatagtcagggtccgcgctggttactacctcaacgtggctaaacctaagcaaatccccccctcaaataccaaataccccccctgTATTAAGTCAccgttgggggggtatttggtacttaatacctgactatagggtcctatacgcgataggggcccaacGTTGAGGGGGGACTTGCTTAgttttagccacgttgaggtagtaaacagcgcggaccctgactatagggtcctatacgcgataggggccccaacgttgggggggtatttggtacttaaccctattttttttataacaataattactttgatGGTTCGTCCATAAAAATAACTCACGACTAGCCCAAACCCCGACCCGATCCATCTTTTTCATACGCTTGGGCTCACAGAAGGCCAACTCTaatatagggttaagtaccaaataccctcccaacgttggggcccctatcgcaaATAGGACCCTATActcagggtaagcgctgtttactacctcaacgtggctaattttaaacaaatccccccctcaaataccaaataccccccctgCATTAAGTCACtgttgggggggtatttggtacttaatacctgactatagggtcctatacgcgataggggccccaacgttgggggtggatttgcttaggtttagccacgttgaggtagtaaacagcgcggaccctgactatagggtcctatacgcgataggggccccaacgttgggggggtatttggtacttaacccctctaatatattaattttgaacTATTGATATAGCTAGCATTAtattaatttcatatatatatatatatatatatgtgtgtgtgtgtgtgtgtgtgtgtgtgtatgtatctCATATCTATAAATACACACTATTAAATATGATCGAGTcaaatttctattttttgtataaataataaTGATGAATATAtttactaataaattaatactataacTGATGAATAGTCGTAACCAGTTAATATGGAAAACATATTGTCCCCATCAGAATTTAAATTCAGAAGAAAATGTATATTCATgtgttatattaatttattcgtatataaattattgacttattcgcaCGTGTTCACATGCATTTTCAATTCTCAATATATTTGGCATTTTTAACTGAACTCTTCTCGTATTTAATATATACTTTTATGAGTAAacttttaattagtatttaatACTACACACATATTGATACTAAGATATAATTACTATGAAAGCTATAACATCACAAATTCATTGAGAAACGACCTTAGACCCGACCCTAAGAATGATAGAATGATGAGCTAGTCATCTAACTTGTCGGATTCTTAGGGTCGGATCTaagattttttttctatataattttattgaataatgcATATTTTGACTAGATTTATTATTTCGTCATTAGATTCTATAAGACGAggtataaattattattttttaaaaaaattaagagttttgAAGTGGAAAACCTAAGTTTTTAGAAAATTGAAAAggcacaaataataataataataataataataataataataataataataataataataataataataataataataataataataataataataataatatcggTGCGCATTACACGATCGAACAGTAGTCTAATGgtagattaaaataaaaaatcaggTAGCCACATGAGCAAGTTGTGAAGCTAGTATGTATGGCAGCTGTCGTGCAATGCACATGCTTCTGCAGTTTAATAATCTATCCGAAGCTTTGCAAATGGAAATTTCTGAAATATGCGCGATCATCAATGTATTTAATAATACTTAGGTAATTAAGCAACAAAAAAAATGTGCAGGTTGCAGCATACGA
This window encodes:
- the LOC131025367 gene encoding protein INAPERTURATE POLLEN1 — translated: MLKTALFGRKKAAATPFAEFYSNWFQTLSGTLLPQLRCALSSTAAPPALLSIHVEAMHHHLQSYYEALDEAAAADVALCLCPEWRNALEKPFLWFGDLHPYLFTNLLRSFLDDQDSSDNDDDDDQEPPVAAAWRSPSKVLTMRVDQIECGLRLMAPALAARGRQAQGNLIRDVGAEWESKEGVRAALEAEMEELVGVVVDANRLRRSVLADVLSVTNVYQAALFLEAVAAFLVGFRDEALLHQFEDCERPINSFD